The sequence below is a genomic window from Salvelinus sp. IW2-2015 unplaced genomic scaffold, ASM291031v2 Un_scaffold1884, whole genome shotgun sequence.
TACACACTCCCCTACAGTAATTTTGGATGTTGTTATTACACTCCCCTACAGTAGTATTTGGATTTGTTATTACACTCCCCTACAGTAGTATTTTGATGTTGTTATTACACTCCCCTACAGTAGTATTTGGATGTTGTTATTTTACACTCCCCTACAGTAGTATTTTGGATGTTGTTATTACACTCCCTACAGTAGTATTTGGATTGTTTATACACTCCCCTACAGTAGTATTTGGGTGTGTTATTGCACTCCCTACAGTAGTATTGGATGTTGTTATTACACTCCCCTACAGTAGTATTGGATGTTGTTATTACCACTCCCCTACAGTAGTATTTGGATTTTGTTATTACACTCCCCTACAGTAGTATTTTGATGTTGTTTATTACACTCCCCTACAGTAGATTTGGATGTTTGTTATTGCACTCCCCTACAGTAGTATTTGGTTGTGTTATACACTCCCCTACAGTAGTATTTGGATGTTGTTATTACACTCCCCTACAGTAGTATTTGGATGTTTGCACTTCCCTCAGTAGTATTTGGATGTTGTTATTGCACTCCCCTACAGTAGTATTTGGATGGTGTTATTACACTCCCCTACAGTAGTATTTGGATTGTTGTTATTACACTCCCCTACAGTAGTATTTGGATGTTGTTATTACACTCCCCCTACAGTAGTATTTGGATGTTGTTATTACACTCCCCTACAGTAGTATTTGGAATGTTGTTATGCACTCCCCTACAGTAGTATTTGGATGTTGTTATTACACTCCCCTACAGTAGTATTTGGATGTTGTTATTGCACTCCCCTACAgtagtatttggacagtgatgcTAAAATGTTGAATTTGTCTCTACACTCCAGCATTTTCAATTGCTTTGTCGAGAAGCtccctgcaagtaagcatttcattggataGTGTTACCATcagtatcctgtacatacgacgaATACAACTTGCAACTAGAcatataaagtgctttcatttcaaaACGGTAAATCAGAAAAGTCTGAAAATACCCTGAAATAAAagatgacattctgtactgtaacCACATatcaaacatttgatctcaaatccgaAATTCTGGAGACTTGagacacatttaaaaatgttgcatCACTGTCAAAATAAAGATATAGTGCAGTATAATTCAGAAACACCAAGATGACCCCAATTTTgaaagttaaaccatttaaacaTACCTATTTCTTCATCAATGTTTAAAACTGGAGTGGATTCCAATCCACTGGTCCTTgtcaattgtttttctgaggtcttggctgatttctcttgattttcccatgatgtcaagcaaagatacaatgagtttgaagataggccttgaaatacatccacaagtacacctccaactgactcaaattagcctatcagaagcttctaaagccatgacataattttctggaaaggcacagtcaacttagtgtatgtaaacttctgacccactggaattgtgatagtgaattataagtgaaataatctgtctgtaaaaaattactggaaaattgacttgtgtcatgcacaagtagatgtcctaaccgacttgccaaaactatagttagttaacaagaaatgtgtggagtggttgaaaaacgagttaatgactacaacctaagtgtatgtaaacttccgacttcaactgtatattggttTCTCTGACATCTGGACCTTTTATGGAATATTATGTTATTCTTTTTGAGATtgactgtcagggcccaggtttgACAGACTGTTGAAGATTATCTACTTGTCCCCTGTTCTGTGGGGGCAGCGGTACCAGGTCATCGGACTACAGGACAGAGTTGATTTCTGTGTCATTAAGATTGAGACCAGACCGTGAGCTGTTGACTGCTCAAATTTTTGGGACAATTAATTTAGTTCATTTCATTCACAAAGTTCAGgtatggaaagctcttagagacaaaTTTAGAAAGTAATCCCAGGTGaatgtaacatgtattgactcatggggtTGAAGATTTATACAATCAAGATTATTAGTGttatttttcatatatttttttaccaatgttagaatttttcttccacttcgaCATTCATATTTTGTGTAGACTGTTGACAAAAAAggattaaatccatttgaatcacACTTAACAAGAAAATGTGGGGGaataagtaaaggggtgtgactactttctgaaggcactgagaCCAGCTCACCCTATTAAAAGAAAGATGGTCCAGCCCAATTTGCCCATGCAGACAGgtatactatactgtatgaaATACTAATAATTAAGTTAAACATTTTGAGTGTAGGACCAAACGTTTAATTCTCTCTGCATCAATTGACTGTTTCATGTCATCACCACCACGACAGGCCAGTTCCTGTTGAGCCACATTCCAGAACATTCTCAGTTGAGGAAGTATTCTGATGACCACATTCCCAGTCAGGCTGTCAGCTTCGAGGAAGCCATATCATAAAACGTATTGATATTACAGTCAGTTAAATGCATCATCGTGATTGGTTCCTTTCTTATTAGGCTAAACTCCCAATGTTATAACATAAGGAGATTGATACGAAAATGAAGTCggtaatatatatttgtttaatataATGTGCGTGTATTTTGAAATAGCATTAACTAGGCGGATGTAGCATACTGAAGCCCAACATTTAGATACACATATTAAGTTAGTCGTATAATAGCCTATATCAAATTGGACGAGATTAGAAGCTGTCTAAAGCAGATGCAACAGGTGCTCTTTCAAAGTGAAACCACACCCAATTTATTATCACCGTACCACCCCCCTCAGTTTCAGTCGGACAAGTTTTTAAGTCAACGCTCCAGACTGTCAACTTTAGTTTCCTTAGACTGACTAGTGCTGCTGTATCACCTTAACAAGTTAGTAACAGCAGTCCAGAAGCCATGCCGAGCCAAGCGGAGCAGTGGATCCGCACTTCGATGCGCACTCCGGGCATTTTTATCTTCGGAATGGTCCTTGCCCCTTGCGGCTGGATCCTAAACCTCACAGCGACAGTGGCTCCTAACTGGAGAACCATCAACACTATCGCCTTACTGCCGGTTGATACGTTCCTACAACAAGGCATCTGGGACATATGCAAGGTGTCCGACACATCCCGAGTAAACCAATGTAGCCAAAAGGACGAAGCGTACTTCAACAACCAGATTATAGTGGTCGCCCAGGGCTTGATGGTAGCGTCTCTGATATTGACTCTGATCGGGCTGGCCACGGCAACCCCCGGGGTAAGGTGCTGGAGAGACCGCCCGAACTGGACAGTAGCCGGGCTGGGGGGAATGCTAATCTTTCTGTCTGGAGTCTTGACGATCATCCCTATTGCATGGTACACTCATATCCTCAAGGACATCGCCGCATCCAGCACCGACATTCGCGTCGGCTACTGTATTATTTTGGGATACATCGGGGGAATCTTCGAGCTACTGGCCGGCTTGGTCATGTTCATTGGGATATGTCGTTGCTGTGGCGGTAAGAACCGCGGAGAGACGCGAGTCTCGGAGACCACAGCACACTTCAGAAACACCAAACCCCCAACGCGCCGCATCGAGATGCCGAGCATAGCCCGAACCCGGAGTAGCGCTAGCAGCGTTCCCTACTCTAAAGACTCTATGGAAGACGAGGCGGACTTCCCCCGGGCAAAGAGCACCTCGTACGGAGGAAGACGACCTGCTTATGACGTTGATCTGTGAGGACATTATGGTGAAGAGGGTCAGTTGCCATTGATGTGTGACATGTGTTCTATAGCACTACATAGTAACGTTACATATCTACCAATGAAGGACATTTACCTCTACATGTAGGCATGTCGTTTTAACCATAAAACTAGACCTAATCTTGTTTGGGTGAATATGATAGTAATATAAATTKATTCACACTTTTGGGAATATGCCTATGATGTGGCCTATGGCATGTTAGTATTTGAAGATGTaacattatttacaaatgacAATGCCAGCTCCATAGAACATGgaatatagtgccttcggaaagtattcagaccccttgactttttctacattttgttaggttacaaccctattataaaattgattaaattgttttttccccatcaatctacacacactaccctgtAATGGCAATGCAAAAACagacttttagaaatgtttgctaatttataaaaaataaaatcacatttacgtaagtattcagacccttgactcagttctttgttgaagcacctttggcagaaattacagccttgagtcttggtataacgctacaagcttggtacacctatatttggggagtttctcccatttttctctgcagatcctctcaagttctgtcaggttggatggggagcgttgctgcacagctattttcaggtctctccagagatgttccatcgggttcaagtccgagctctggctgagccactcaaggacattgagacttgtcccgaagccactcctgcgttgtcttggctgtgtgcttagggttgttgtcctgttggaaggtgaaccttcgccccagtctgaggtcctgagtgctttggagcaggttttcatcaaggatctctgtactttgctctgttcatttttccctcgatcccaactagtctcccagcccctgctgctgaaaaacatccccacagcatgatgctgccaacaccatgcttcaccgtagggatggtgccaggtttcctcccaacgtgacgcttggcattcaggctaaagattttaatcttggtttcatcagaccagagaatcttgtttcacatggtctgagtcctttaggtgccttttggcaaactccaagtgggctgtcatgtgccttttactgaggagtggcttccgtccggcccctcaaccataaaggcctgactggtggcgtgctgcagagatgagtgtccttctggaaggttctccatctccacagaggaactccagagctctgtcagagtgaccatcaggttctggtcacctccctgacaaaggcccttctaccccgattgcccATTATGGCTCGGCAGccagtgttggtggttccaaacttattccatttaagaatgaggccactgttcttggggaccttcaatgctgcagaKatgttttggtacccttccccaaatctgtgcctcaacacaatcctgtctcggagctctacggacaatttattcgacctaatggcttggtttttgctctgacaatgcactgtcaactgtgacaggtgtgtgcctttccaaatcatgtccaatcaatttaattgaccacaggtggactccaatcaagttgtagccattgagtggctgctgccaacatactgactaatctctagccactttaataatgaaaaatggatgtaataaatatatcactagccactttaaataatgtttacataccctacattactcttctcatatgtatatactgtactctataccatctactgcatcttgcctatgccgttcagccatcgctcattcatatatttttatgtacatattcttagtcattcctttacacttatgtgtataaggtagttgtgaaattgctaggttagattacttgttKgatattactgcatagtcggaactagaagcacaagcatttcgctactcacattaacatctgctaaccatgtgtatgtgacaaataacatttgattgagaAACATTtaaaggattatcaatggaaacaggatgcacctgagctcaatttcgagtctcatagaaaagggtcggGAATACTAGAAAAattctaagaacctgttttcgctttgtcattatggtgtattgtgtgggGATTTCTGAGGAATTgcctttatttaatcaattttataataagactAATATAACAATGTGTTAAGTCAGGGGTTCTGaatactatatacacacacatacacccttaAATATTCAATGGGTTGGGATCTGTGTGCTCAAATCATTGTCTACTTAATTGTCTAAATGCACTTTATATTCTATTCCGGGAGGATAGGATGCTCAGACTACATGTTACTTCCTACTGGAAATCATTTTATTAAGGGCTGTTTGGCCTACAA
It includes:
- the LOC112072304 gene encoding claudin-23-like, encoding MPSQAEQWIRTSMRTPGIFIFGMVLAPCGWILNLTATVAPNWRTINTIALLPVDTFLQQGIWDICKVSDTSRVNQCSQKDEAYFNNQIIVVAQGLMVASLILTLIGLATATPGVRCWRDRPNWTVAGLGGMLIFLSGVLTIIPIAWYTHILKDIAASSTDIRVGYCIILGYIGGIFELLAGLVMFIGICRCCGGKNRGETRVSETTAHFRNTKPPTRRIEMPSIARTRSSASSVPYSKDSMEDEADFPRAKSTSYGGRRPAYDVDL